A single window of Oncorhynchus keta strain PuntledgeMale-10-30-2019 chromosome 34, Oket_V2, whole genome shotgun sequence DNA harbors:
- the LOC127915332 gene encoding uncharacterized protein LOC127915332 isoform X39 yields the protein MRSRRYISMVTITTPTRSTRSSRYISLVTITTPTRSTRSSRYISLVTITTPTRSTRSSRYISLVTITTPTSSTRSSRYISLVTITTPTRSTRSSRYISLVTITTPTRSTRSSRYISLVTITTPTRSTRSSRYISLVTITTPTRSTRSSRYISLVTITTPTCSTRSSRYISLVTITTPTRSTRSSRYISLVTITTPTSSTRSSRYISLVTITTPTRSTRSSRYISLVTITTPTSSTRSSRYISLVTITTPTRSTRSSRYISLVTITTPTRSMRSSRYISLVTITTPTRSTRSSRYISLVTITTPTCSTRSSRYISLVTITTPTRSTRSSRYISLVTITTPTCSTRSSRYISLVTITTPTCSTRSSRYISLVTITTPTCSTRSSRYISLVTITTPTRSTRSSRYILLVTITTPTRSTRSSRYISLVTITAPTRSTRSSRYISLVTITTPTCSTRSSRYISLVTITTPTCSTRSSRYISLVTITTPTCSTRSSRYISLVTITTPTCSTCSSRYISLVIPKANTYFGHLSFQFPAASDWNEWQESLKLETYISLTNFKHQLS from the exons ATGCGCTCCAGAAGATATATCTCaatggtcaccataacaacacccacccgtagcacgcgctccagcaggtatatctcactggtcaccataacaacacccacccgtagcacgcgctccagcag gtatatctcactggtcaccataacaacacccacccgtagcacacgctccagcag gtatatctcactggtcaccataacaacacccaccagtagcacgcgctccagcaggtatatctcactggtcaccataacaacacccacccgtagcacgcgctccagcaggtatatctcactggtcaccataacaacacccacccgtagcacgcgctccagcaggtatatctcactggtcaccataacaacacccacccgtagcacacgctccagcaggtatatctcactggtcaccataacaacacccacccgtagcacgcgctccagcaggtatatctcactggtcaccataacaacacccacctgtagcacgcgctccagcaggtatatctcactggtcaccataacaacacccacccgtagcacgcgctccagcaggtatatctcactggtcaccataacaacacccaccagtagcacgcgctccagcaggtatatctcactggtcaccataacaacacccacccgtagcacgcgctccagcag gtatatctcactggtcaccataacaacacccaccagtagcacgcgctccagcaggtatatctcactggtcaccataacaacacccacccgtagcacgcgctccagcaggtatatctcactggtcaccataacaacacccacccgtagcatgcgttccagcaggtatatctcactggtcaccataacaacacccacccgtagcacgcgctccagcaggtatatctcactggtcaccataacaacacccacctgtagcacgcgctccagcaggtatatctcactggtcaccataacaacacccacccgtagcacgcgctccagcag gtatatctcactggtcaccataacaacacccacctgtagcacacgctccagcaggtatatctcactggtcaccataacaacacccacctgtagcacacgctccagcaggtatatctcactggtcaccataacaacacccacctgtagcacgcgttccagcaggtatatctcactggtcaccataacaacacccacccgtagcacgcgctccagcaggtatatcttactggtcaccataacaacacccacccgtagcacgcgctccagcaggtatatctcactggtcaccataacagcacccacccgtagcacacgctccagcaggtatatctcactggtcaccataacaacacccacctgtagcacgcgctccagcaggtatatctcactggtcaccataacaacacccacctgtagcacgcgctccagcaggtatatctcactggtcaccataacaacacccacctgtagcacgcgctccagcaggtatatctcactggtcaccataacaacacccacctgtagcacatgctccagcaggtatatctcactggtcatccccaaagccaacacgtactttggccacctttccttccagttccctgctgccagtgactggaacgaatggcaagaatcgttgaagctggagacttacatttccctcactaactttaaacatcagctatcttag
- the LOC127915332 gene encoding mucin-3A-like isoform X33, which translates to MRSRRYISMVTITTPTRSTRSSRYISLVTITTPTRSTRSSRYISLVTITTPTRSMRSSRYISLVTITTPTRSTRSSRYISLVTITTPTRSTRSSRYISLVTITTPTRSTRSSRYISLVTITTPTRSTRSSRYISLVTITTPTRSTRSSRYISLVTITTPTSSTRSSRYISLVTITTPTRSTRSSRYISLVTITTPTRSTRSSRYISLVTITTPTRSTRSSRYISLVTITTPTRSTRSSRYISLVTITTPTCSTRSSRYISLVTITTPTRSTRSSRYISLVTITTPTSSTRSSRYISLVTITTPTRSTRSSRYISLVTITTPTSSTRSSRYISLVTITTPTRSTRSSRYISLVTITTPTRSMRSSRYISLVTITTPTRSTRSSRYISLVTITTPTCSTRSSRYISLVTITTPTRSTRSSRYISLVTITTPTCSTRSSRYISLVTITTPTCSTRSSRYISLVTITTPTCSTRSSRYISLVTITTPTRSTRSSRYILLVTITTPTRSTRSSRYISLVTITAPTRSTRSSRYISLVTITTPTCSTRSSRYISLVTITTPTCSTRSSRYISLVTITTPTCSTRSSRYISLVTITTPTCSTCSSRYISLVIPKANTYFGHLSFQFPAASDWNEWQESLKLETYISLTNFKHQLS; encoded by the exons ATGCGCTCCAGAAGATATATCTCaatggtcaccataacaacacccacccgtagcacgcgctccagcaggtatatctcactggtcaccataacaacacccacccgtagcacgcgctccagcaggtatatctcactggtcaccataacaacacccacccgtagcatgcgctccagcaggtatatctcactggtcaccataacaacacccacccgtagcacgcgctccagcaggtatatctcactggtcaccataacaacacccacccgtagcacgcgctccagcaggtatatctcactggtcaccataacaacacccacccgtagcacgcgctccagcaggtatatctcactggtcaccataacaacacccacccgtagcacgcgctccagcag gtatatctcactggtcaccataacaacacccacccgtagcacacgctccagcag gtatatctcactggtcaccataacaacacccaccagtagcacgcgctccagcaggtatatctcactggtcaccataacaacacccacccgtagcacgcgctccagcaggtatatctcactggtcaccataacaacacccacccgtagcacgcgctccagcaggtatatctcactggtcaccataacaacacccacccgtagcacacgctccagcaggtatatctcactggtcaccataacaacacccacccgtagcacgcgctccagcaggtatatctcactggtcaccataacaacacccacctgtagcacgcgctccagcaggtatatctcactggtcaccataacaacacccacccgtagcacgcgctccagcaggtatatctcactggtcaccataacaacacccaccagtagcacgcgctccagcaggtatatctcactggtcaccataacaacacccacccgtagcacgcgctccagcag gtatatctcactggtcaccataacaacacccaccagtagcacgcgctccagcaggtatatctcactggtcaccataacaacacccacccgtagcacgcgctccagcaggtatatctcactggtcaccataacaacacccacccgtagcatgcgttccagcaggtatatctcactggtcaccataacaacacccacccgtagcacgcgctccagcaggtatatctcactggtcaccataacaacacccacctgtagcacgcgctccagcaggtatatctcactggtcaccataacaacacccacccgtagcacgcgctccagcag gtatatctcactggtcaccataacaacacccacctgtagcacacgctccagcaggtatatctcactggtcaccataacaacacccacctgtagcacacgctccagcaggtatatctcactggtcaccataacaacacccacctgtagcacgcgttccagcaggtatatctcactggtcaccataacaacacccacccgtagcacgcgctccagcaggtatatcttactggtcaccataacaacacccacccgtagcacgcgctccagcaggtatatctcactggtcaccataacagcacccacccgtagcacacgctccagcaggtatatctcactggtcaccataacaacacccacctgtagcacgcgctccagcaggtatatctcactggtcaccataacaacacccacctgtagcacgcgctccagcaggtatatctcactggtcaccataacaacacccacctgtagcacgcgctccagcaggtatatctcactggtcaccataacaacacccacctgtagcacatgctccagcaggtatatctcactggtcatccccaaagccaacacgtactttggccacctttccttccagttccctgctgccagtgactggaacgaatggcaagaatcgttgaagctggagacttacatttccctcactaactttaaacatcagctatcttag
- the LOC127915332 gene encoding mucin-3A-like isoform X2, whose protein sequence is MRSRRYISMVTITTPTRSTRSSRYISLVTITTPTRSTRSSRYISLVTITTPTRSMRSSRYISLVTITTPTRSTRSSRYISLVTITTPTRSTRSSRYISLVTITTPTRSTRSSRYISLVTITTPTRSTRSSRYISLVTITTPTRSTRSSRYISLVTITTPTLSTRSSRYISLVTITTPTRSTRSSRYISLVTITTPTRSTRSSRYISLVTITTPTRSTRSSRYISLVTITTPTRSTRSSRYISLVTITTPTRSTRSSRYISLVTITTPTRSTRSSRYISLVTITTPTRSTRSSRYISLVTITTPTRSTRSSRYISLVTITTPTSSTRSSRYISLVTITTPTRSTRSSRYISLVTITTPTRSTRSSRYISLVTITTPTRSTRSSRYISLVTITTPTRSTRSSRYISLVTITTPTCSTRSSRYISLVTITTPTRSTRSSRYISLVTITTPTSSTRSSRYISLVTITTPTRSTRSSRYISLVTITTPTRSTRSSRYISLVTITTPTRSMRSSRYISLVTITTPTRSTRSSRYISLVTITTPTCSTRSSRYISLVTITTPTRSTRSSRYISLVTITTPTCSTRSSRYISLVTITTPTCSTRSSRYISLVTITTPTCSTRSSRYISLVTITTPTRSTRSSRYILLVTITTPTRSTRSSRYISLVTITAPTRSTRSSRYISLVTITTPTCSTRSSRYISLVTITTPTCSTRSSRYISLVTITTPTCSTRSSRYISLVTITTPTCSTCSSRYISLVIPKANTYFGHLSFQFPAASDWNEWQESLKLETYISLTNFKHQLS, encoded by the exons ATGCGCTCCAGAAGATATATCTCaatggtcaccataacaacacccacccgtagcacgcgctccagcaggtatatctcactggtcaccataacaacacccacccgtagcacgcgctccagcaggtatatctcactggtcaccataacaacacccacccgtagcatgcgctccagcaggtatatctcactggtcaccataacaacacccacccgtagcacgcgctccagcaggtatatctcactggtcaccataacaacacccacccgtagcacgcgctccagcaggtatatctcactggtcaccataacaacacccacccgtagcacgcgctccagcaggtatatctcactggtcaccataacaacacccacccgtagcacgcgctccagcag gtatatctcactggtcaccataacaacacccacccgtagcacacgctccagcaggtatatctcactggtcaccataacaacacccacccttagcacgcgatccagcaggtatatctcactggtcaccataacaacacccacccgtagcacgcgctccagcaggtatatctcactggtcaccataacaacacccacccgtagcacgcgctccagcaggtatatctcactggtcaccataacaacacccacccgtagcacacgctccagcaggtatatctcactggtcaccataacaacacccacccgtagcacgcgctccagcaggtatatctcactggtcaccataacaacacccacccgtagcacgcgctccagcaggtatatctcactggtcaccataacaacacccacccgtagcacgcgctccagcaggtatatctcactggtcaccataacaacacccacccgtagcacgcgctccagcaggtatatttcactggtcaccataacaacacccacccgtagcacgcgctccagcaggtatatctcactggtcaccataacaacacccaccagtagcacgcgctccagcaggtatatctcactggtcaccataacaacacccacccgtagcacgcgctccagcaggtatatctcactggtcaccataacaacacccacccgtagcacgcgctccagcaggtatatctcactggtcaccataacaacacccacccgtagcacacgctccagcaggtatatctcactggtcaccataacaacacccacccgtagcacgcgctccagcaggtatatctcactggtcaccataacaacacccacctgtagcacgcgctccagcaggtatatctcactggtcaccataacaacacccacccgtagcacgcgctccagcaggtatatctcactggtcaccataacaacacccaccagtagcacgcgctccagcaggtatatctcactggtcaccataacaacacccacccgtagcacgcgctccagcag gtatatctcactggtcaccataacaacacccacccgtagcacgcgctccagcaggtatatctcactggtcaccataacaacacccacccgtagcatgcgttccagcaggtatatctcactggtcaccataacaacacccacccgtagcacgcgctccagcaggtatatctcactggtcaccataacaacacccacctgtagcacgcgctccagcaggtatatctcactggtcaccataacaacacccacccgtagcacgcgctccagcag gtatatctcactggtcaccataacaacacccacctgtagcacacgctccagcaggtatatctcactggtcaccataacaacacccacctgtagcacacgctccagcaggtatatctcactggtcaccataacaacacccacctgtagcacgcgttccagcaggtatatctcactggtcaccataacaacacccacccgtagcacgcgctccagcaggtatatcttactggtcaccataacaacacccacccgtagcacgcgctccagcaggtatatctcactggtcaccataacagcacccacccgtagcacacgctccagcaggtatatctcactggtcaccataacaacacccacctgtagcacgcgctccagcaggtatatctcactggtcaccataacaacacccacctgtagcacgcgctccagcaggtatatctcactggtcaccataacaacacccacctgtagcacgcgctccagcaggtatatctcactggtcaccataacaacacccacctgtagcacatgctccagcaggtatatctcactggtcatccccaaagccaacacgtactttggccacctttccttccagttccctgctgccagtgactggaacgaatggcaagaatcgttgaagctggagacttacatttccctcactaactttaaacatcagctatcttag
- the LOC127915332 gene encoding mucin-3A-like isoform X15 → MRSRRYISMVTITTPTRSTRSSRYISLVTITTPTRSTRSSRYISLVTITTPTRSMRSSRYISLVTITTPTRSTRSSRYISLVTITTPTRSTRSSRYISLVTITTPTRSTRSSRYISLVTITTPTRSTRSSRYISLVTITTPTRSTRSSRYISLVTITTPTLSTRSSRYISLVTITTPTRSTRSSRYISLVTITTPTRSTRSSRYISLVTITTPTRSTRSSRYISLVTITTPTRSTRSSRYISLVTITTPTRSTRSSRYISLVTITTPTSSTRSSRYISLVTITTPTRSTRSSRYISLVTITTPTRSTRSSRYISLVTITTPTRSTRSSRYISLVTITTPTRSTRSSRYISLVTITTPTCSTRSSRYISLVTITTPTRSTRSSRYISLVTITTPTSSTRSSRYISLVTITTPTRSTRSSRYISLVTITTPTSSTRSSRYISLVTITTPTRSTRSSRYISLVTITTPTRSMRSSRYISLVTITTPTRSTRSSRYISLVTITTPTCSTRSSRYISLVTITTPTRSTRSSRYISLVTITTPTCSTRSSRYISLVTITTPTCSTRSSRYISLVTITTPTCSTRSSRYISLVTITTPTRSTRSSRYILLVTITTPTRSTRSSRYISLVTITAPTRSTRSSRYISLVTITTPTCSTRSSRYISLVTITTPTCSTRSSRYISLVTITTPTCSTRSSRYISLVTITTPTCSTCSSRYISLVIPKANTYFGHLSFQFPAASDWNEWQESLKLETYISLTNFKHQLS, encoded by the exons ATGCGCTCCAGAAGATATATCTCaatggtcaccataacaacacccacccgtagcacgcgctccagcaggtatatctcactggtcaccataacaacacccacccgtagcacgcgctccagcaggtatatctcactggtcaccataacaacacccacccgtagcatgcgctccagcaggtatatctcactggtcaccataacaacacccacccgtagcacgcgctccagcaggtatatctcactggtcaccataacaacacccacccgtagcacgcgctccagcaggtatatctcactggtcaccataacaacacccacccgtagcacgcgctccagcaggtatatctcactggtcaccataacaacacccacccgtagcacgcgctccagcag gtatatctcactggtcaccataacaacacccacccgtagcacacgctccagcaggtatatctcactggtcaccataacaacacccacccttagcacgcgatccagcaggtatatctcactggtcaccataacaacacccacccgtagcacgcgctccagcaggtatatctcactggtcaccataacaacacccacccgtagcacgcgctccagcaggtatatctcactggtcaccataacaacacccacccgtagcacacgctccagcaggtatatctcactggtcaccataacaacacccacccgtagcacgcgctccagcaggtatatctcactggtcaccataacaacacccacccgtagcacgcgctccagcag gtatatctcactggtcaccataacaacacccaccagtagcacgcgctccagcaggtatatctcactggtcaccataacaacacccacccgtagcacgcgctccagcaggtatatctcactggtcaccataacaacacccacccgtagcacgcgctccagcaggtatatctcactggtcaccataacaacacccacccgtagcacacgctccagcaggtatatctcactggtcaccataacaacacccacccgtagcacgcgctccagcaggtatatctcactggtcaccataacaacacccacctgtagcacgcgctccagcaggtatatctcactggtcaccataacaacacccacccgtagcacgcgctccagcaggtatatctcactggtcaccataacaacacccaccagtagcacgcgctccagcaggtatatctcactggtcaccataacaacacccacccgtagcacgcgctccagcag gtatatctcactggtcaccataacaacacccaccagtagcacgcgctccagcaggtatatctcactggtcaccataacaacacccacccgtagcacgcgctccagcaggtatatctcactggtcaccataacaacacccacccgtagcatgcgttccagcaggtatatctcactggtcaccataacaacacccacccgtagcacgcgctccagcaggtatatctcactggtcaccataacaacacccacctgtagcacgcgctccagcaggtatatctcactggtcaccataacaacacccacccgtagcacgcgctccagcag gtatatctcactggtcaccataacaacacccacctgtagcacacgctccagcaggtatatctcactggtcaccataacaacacccacctgtagcacacgctccagcaggtatatctcactggtcaccataacaacacccacctgtagcacgcgttccagcaggtatatctcactggtcaccataacaacacccacccgtagcacgcgctccagcaggtatatcttactggtcaccataacaacacccacccgtagcacgcgctccagcaggtatatctcactggtcaccataacagcacccacccgtagcacacgctccagcaggtatatctcactggtcaccataacaacacccacctgtagcacgcgctccagcaggtatatctcactggtcaccataacaacacccacctgtagcacgcgctccagcaggtatatctcactggtcaccataacaacacccacctgtagcacgcgctccagcaggtatatctcactggtcaccataacaacacccacctgtagcacatgctccagcaggtatatctcactggtcatccccaaagccaacacgtactttggccacctttccttccagttccctgctgccagtgactggaacgaatggcaagaatcgttgaagctggagacttacatttccctcactaactttaaacatcagctatcttag
- the LOC127915332 gene encoding uncharacterized protein LOC127915332 isoform X40 has protein sequence MRSRRYISMVTITTPTRSTRSSRYISLVTITTPTRSTRSSRYISLVTITTPTRSMRSSRYISLVTITTPTRSTRSSRYISLVTITTPTRSTRSSRYISLVTITTPTRSTRSSRYISLVTITTPTRSTRSSRYISLVTITTPTRSTRSSRYISLVTITTPTSSTRSSRYISLVTITTPTRSTRSSRYISLVTITTPTSSTRSSRYISLVTITTPTRSTRSSRYISLVTITTPTRSMRSSRYISLVTITTPTRSTRSSRYISLVTITTPTCSTRSSRYISLVTITTPTRSTRSSRYISLVTITTPTCSTRSSRYISLVTITTPTCSTRSSRYISLVTITTPTCSTRSSRYISLVTITTPTRSTRSSRYILLVTITTPTRSTRSSRYISLVTITAPTRSTRSSRYISLVTITTPTCSTRSSRYISLVTITTPTCSTRSSRYISLVTITTPTCSTRSSRYISLVTITTPTCSTCSSRYISLVIPKANTYFGHLSFQFPAASDWNEWQESLKLETYISLTNFKHQLS, from the exons ATGCGCTCCAGAAGATATATCTCaatggtcaccataacaacacccacccgtagcacgcgctccagcaggtatatctcactggtcaccataacaacacccacccgtagcacgcgctccagcaggtatatctcactggtcaccataacaacacccacccgtagcatgcgctccagcaggtatatctcactggtcaccataacaacacccacccgtagcacgcgctccagcaggtatatctcactggtcaccataacaacacccacccgtagcacgcgctccagcaggtatatctcactggtcaccataacaacacccacccgtagcacgcgctccagcaggtatatctcactggtcaccataacaacacccacccgtagcacgcgctccagcag gtatatctcactggtcaccataacaacacccacccgtagcacacgctccagcag gtatatctcactggtcaccataacaacacccaccagtagcacgcgctccagcaggtatatctcactggtcaccataacaacacccacccgtagcacgcgctccagcag gtatatctcactggtcaccataacaacacccaccagtagcacgcgctccagcaggtatatctcactggtcaccataacaacacccacccgtagcacgcgctccagcaggtatatctcactggtcaccataacaacacccacccgtagcatgcgttccagcaggtatatctcactggtcaccataacaacacccacccgtagcacgcgctccagcaggtatatctcactggtcaccataacaacacccacctgtagcacgcgctccagcaggtatatctcactggtcaccataacaacacccacccgtagcacgcgctccagcag gtatatctcactggtcaccataacaacacccacctgtagcacacgctccagcaggtatatctcactggtcaccataacaacacccacctgtagcacacgctccagcaggtatatctcactggtcaccataacaacacccacctgtagcacgcgttccagcaggtatatctcactggtcaccataacaacacccacccgtagcacgcgctccagcaggtatatcttactggtcaccataacaacacccacccgtagcacgcgctccagcaggtatatctcactggtcaccataacagcacccacccgtagcacacgctccagcaggtatatctcactggtcaccataacaacacccacctgtagcacgcgctccagcaggtatatctcactggtcaccataacaacacccacctgtagcacgcgctccagcaggtatatctcactggtcaccataacaacacccacctgtagcacgcgctccagcaggtatatctcactggtcaccataacaacacccacctgtagcacatgctccagcaggtatatctcactggtcatccccaaagccaacacgtactttggccacctttccttccagttccctgctgccagtgactggaacgaatggcaagaatcgttgaagctggagacttacatttccctcactaactttaaacatcagctatcttag